The following are encoded together in the Desulfovibrio aminophilus genome:
- a CDS encoding 8-oxoguanine DNA glycosylase, translating into MSRVIGIVINEQIVKRIMPCSEEQVLPGIEWGDPWRLFTPAYWLVQAWMAGLDTKPLTKHRACNGVVDELVFCLLGGYGITAEMAMAAYEQCRRAGIIEARETRQEVWADTLNTPLTIDGRYIRYRYPNQKAKYIALAMRIVHNEPLHLESGLMLRDQLLHIPGVGYKTASWVARNVLDCDDVAILDIHIIRAGNLCGLFTKNDRVEKDYRSMECRFLSFCQALGMRPAVLDCVIWDGMREAGNLPIRALNQKCSTLASKKKSGRERSHRFRLEM; encoded by the coding sequence ATGAGCAGAGTGATCGGTATTGTCATCAATGAGCAGATTGTTAAAAGAATCATGCCCTGCTCCGAGGAGCAAGTATTACCAGGTATTGAGTGGGGTGATCCCTGGCGCCTATTCACGCCTGCATATTGGCTGGTTCAAGCTTGGATGGCCGGCTTGGATACCAAGCCATTGACCAAGCATCGTGCCTGCAACGGGGTGGTCGACGAATTGGTATTCTGTCTACTTGGTGGATATGGAATCACAGCAGAAATGGCCATGGCGGCGTATGAACAGTGCAGGAGAGCCGGTATCATTGAAGCAAGGGAGACGCGTCAAGAAGTTTGGGCGGACACTTTGAATACACCACTCACAATCGATGGGCGATATATACGATATCGTTATCCTAATCAAAAAGCAAAATACATCGCTTTGGCGATGAGAATTGTCCATAATGAGCCTCTTCACCTAGAGAGCGGGCTGATGCTCCGAGATCAATTACTCCACATACCGGGCGTCGGATACAAAACGGCCAGTTGGGTGGCGCGCAACGTCTTGGACTGCGATGATGTCGCGATCCTCGACATCCACATCATCAGGGCTGGCAACCTCTGTGGATTATTTACGAAAAATGATAGGGTGGAGAAAGACTATCGTAGTATGGAGTGCCGTTTTTTGTCGTTCTGCCAAGCGTTAGGTATGCGTCCAGCCGTTCTTGACTGTGTTATTTGGGATGGTATGCGTGAAGCAGGCAATCTTCCAATCCGTGCGCTGAATCAAAAATGTTCAACCTTGGCAAGTAAAAAGAAGAGCGGTCGTGAAAGATCACATCGGTTCCGGCTTGAAATGTGA
- a CDS encoding 7-cyano-7-deazaguanine synthase yields the protein MSELLLLSGGIDSISIAAWRHPACCLTIDYGQRSANAEFTASSKVCAALDLKHDTVALPINSLGSGVMAGSEPIHASPHAEFWPFRNQLLITIGAMYALRFGYSKILIGTVRSDRRHADGHPEFVRSIAEMVRAQEGAIEVEAPALYYTTTELINMSGVTPAVLGWAHSCHAGVLACGQCPGCRKHSEVMAAIGWNR from the coding sequence ATGTCTGAACTTTTACTGCTCTCCGGAGGTATAGACTCTATATCCATAGCTGCATGGCGACACCCTGCCTGTTGTTTGACAATAGATTACGGACAGCGCTCGGCGAATGCTGAGTTCACAGCATCTAGTAAAGTATGTGCTGCGCTTGATTTGAAGCACGATACAGTCGCTCTTCCAATTAACAGCCTTGGTTCTGGAGTAATGGCTGGGTCTGAACCAATCCATGCATCGCCACATGCCGAATTTTGGCCATTCCGCAACCAACTTCTTATCACCATTGGTGCGATGTATGCATTGCGCTTCGGCTACTCTAAAATCCTTATAGGTACGGTGCGTTCGGACAGGCGCCATGCAGATGGACATCCTGAATTTGTGCGAAGCATAGCGGAAATGGTGCGGGCACAAGAAGGCGCGATTGAAGTAGAAGCTCCGGCATTATATTATACAACAACGGAACTTATAAACATGTCTGGGGTTACGCCAGCCGTTCTTGGGTGGGCACATTCCTGTCATGCTGGTGTACTTGCGTGCGGACAGTGCCCCGGCTGTCGCAAGCACTCCGAAGTCATGGCAGCAATAGGATGGAACCGCTAA